A genomic segment from Nematostella vectensis chromosome 6, jaNemVect1.1, whole genome shotgun sequence encodes:
- the LOC5519866 gene encoding circadian locomoter output cycles protein kaput has protein sequence MEADDCIESMDDKHGPKISESKRVNRNMNEKKRRDRFNVLIGELASIISPSSRKVDKSTVLKKAIACLKSQKDLSPASCSKPREGWQPPFVSDPELCQLIIEAMDGFIMSIDSSGSISFVSDNITSQLGYLPEKIINTRLSEYLESRDCEAMDVRLQRLYEHELVMYRLPESSATATPLSDLFDFSLCMCYGPLVDSTGFAAMRCIAQAYVMQGVSHDMKTKPEITRKLNLVTLCCLETERPTKLVSSPSLKKMEFTARLTLNWKFTHLDQRGLSVIGYMSNELVGSSLYQNIHPNDLENITRYHKILVYKGRVNTCYYRFLTKGQAYLWIRSCCYISYNQWNSRPEFIIATSTTASQAEVTANQARTLQQDLQSFENLEQKQLISKTSGVSSPSGPTDMPSRSSGESTFSDLPMSDAVSVGSEPQNSKPLSPGSIISEPSSIGELVKSPALGSGNAFKASRLMSSGASVSQVLDSLLPSDVSDAGFGSDEDLPKEKPVSKAESPWNLPLPKGLSPTQYKLHEQLKDKHVLLEESIKRQIHELNKIKKQIEVNKDLWEFNVQIQKLRGPGSNLEMEDKNGSRNPDNENLHSDLSNLNLLQGDKQLRHLMTDLTDDFSNNGQMSLGKDFLSMPTPNPAYIDDELEDMIVCSSQSLTDDSGVLFQFPFSSSRN, from the coding sequence ATGGAAGCGGACGACTGCATTGAAAGCATGGACGATAAACACGGGCCGAAGATATCCGAAAGTAAACGAGTTAATCGGAATATGAATGAAAAGAAACGGCGGGATAGATTCAACGTACTTATCGGAGAACTGGCGTCTATCATTTCGCCATCCTCGCGCAAGGTTGATAAGTCCACAGTACTGAAGAAAGCGATTGCTTGCCTGAAAAGCCAGAAGGACTTGTCGCCCGCGAGCTGTTCAAAGCCAAGGGAAGGTTGGCAGCCACCGTTTGTGAGTGATCCTGAGCTGTGCCAACTAATCATCGAAGCAATGGATGGTTTTATTATGAGTATCGACAGTTCAGGGTCTATTAGTTTTGTCTCTGATAACATTACATCTCAGTTAGGCTATTTGCCAGAGAAAATTATAAACACTCGATTGAGCGAGTACTTAGAGTCTAGGGATTGCGAGGCGATGGATGTCCGACTGCAGAGATTATACGAACACGAACTTGTGATGTATCGGCTCCCCGAGTCTAGCGCCACAGCCACCCCACTGAGTGACCTCTTTGATTTCAGCTTGTGCATGTGTTATGGTCCTCTCGTGGACTCTACTGGGTTCGCCGCGATGCGGTGTATAGCGCAGGCGTATGTCATGCAAGGCGTAAGTCACGATATGAAAACAAAACCTGAAATAACCCGGAAGCTGAATTTGGTCACACTGTGTTGCCTAGAGACTGAGCGTCCAACTAAGTTAGTGTCTTCCCCAagcttaaaaaaaatggaattcACCGCACGTTTAACTTTGAACTGGAAATTCACTCATTTAGACCAGCGTGGACTGTCTGTGATAGGTTACATGTCAAATGAGCTGGTTGGTTCCTCGCTGTATCAGAACATCCATCCGAATGACTTAGAGAATATTACACGCTATCACAAGATATTAGTTTATAAAGGTCGGGTGAATACTTGTTATTACCGATTTCTGACCAAGGGGCAAGCCTATCTCTGGATAAGGAGCTGTTGTTACATCTCATATAATCAATGGAACTCCAGACCTGAGTTCATTATTGCCACCTCCACGACGGCCAGCCAAGCAGAAGTTACTGCTAACCAAGCCAGAACTTTACAACAAGACCTGCAGAGCTTTGAGAATCTAGAACAGAAGCAACTTATTTCTAAAACTTCTGGAGTCAGTAGTCCTTCTGGCCCAACAGATATGCCCTCAAGGTCCTCTGGGGAAAGCACATTTAGTGATTTGCCCATGTCAGATGCTGTATCAGTAGGGAGTGAACCCCAAAACTCAAAACCACTTAGTCCAGGGAGCATTATATCAGAGCCAAGCTCGATCGGAGAACTTGTTAAGTCCCCTGCCTTAGGAAGTGGTAATGCATTTAAAGCTAGTAGGCTAATGTCATCTGGGGCCTCTGTATCCCAAGTCTTGGATTCCTTGTTGCCAAGTGATGTTTCTGATGCTGGTTTTGGGTCAGATGAGGATCTTCCAAAAGAAAAACCTGTGTCAAAGGCAGAGTCACCATGGAACCTCCCCTTGCCAAAAGGGCTCTCACCGACACAGTACAAACTACATGAACAGCTCAAGGATAAGCATGTTTTACTAGAGGAGTCCATAAAACGCCAAATTCATGAGCTCAATAAGATAAAGAAGCAAATCGAGGTAAATAAGGACTTATGGGAGTTCAATGTGCAGATTCAGAAGCTCAGGGGGCCTGGATCGAATCTGGAGATGGAAGATAAGAATGGCTCAAGAAACCCTGATAACGAAAACCTTCACTCTGATCTCAGTAACCTGAATCTACTCCAAGGAGACAAGCAGCTAAGGCACTTAATGACTGATCTCACAGATGATTTCTCCAATAATGGACAGATGTCACTTGGAAAGGACTTTCTCTCTATGCCTACCCCAAACCCTGCTTACATCGATGATGAGTTGGAAGACATGATTGTCTGCAGTAGTCAGTCCTTGACTGATGACTCAGGGGTGTTATTCCAATTTCCATTCAGTTCATCCAGAAATTAA
- the LOC5519864 gene encoding astacin-like metalloprotease toxin 3, which yields MSILSVLLLVHGIFAANGQGIGKSENTEKLSKRLAVQYRHLLWPAVTDENLHVIKVVIPYTVKTGGWFSGLGEADKLIIRKASSVIERYTCIKFEERKHQRDYVEFYMDKSGICESDIGRIRGRQTVSLGQGCRNPGHVTHELMHTLGFYHEHTRPDRDKFVRILWDNIKPGNRPQFEIRSESKATTLGQQYDFRSIMHYRKTEFSKNGQNTIEAVQNPDMELGSVNSLSAVDIMQINRLYNCPQARLLVDNYHVTVITGRAVFAGTDAGVFVELYGRRGNSGEMELNSRVSDFESGSIDKFNIVAPTLGELTKITVRQNGEGLHAAWYIDKVIVRDDRRRVAYTFPCSCWLTSPTDTKTLTPLMLA from the exons ATGAGTATACTATCAGTGCTACTCTTAGTTCATGGGATTTTTGCAGCGAATGGACAGGGAATTGGTAAAAGCG AGAACACCGAGAAATTATCCAAACGTTTAGCCGTGCAATACCGTCACCTCCTGTGGCCAGCGGTAACCGATGAAAATCTACACGTCATCAAGGTCGTCATTCCATATACGGTCAAGACGGGCGGCTGGTTCTCTGGCCTGGGCGAGGCAGACAAGCTAATTATACGAAAGGCTTCATCAGTCATCGAGAGGTACACGTGCATCAAGTTTGAGGAACGCAAGCATCAACGAGATTATGTGGAGTTTTACATGGACAAAAG CGGGATTTGTGAGTCTGACATAGGACGCATAAGAGGGAGGCAGACCGTATCACTGGGTCAAGGCTGCCGTAACCCTGGTCACGTGACGCACGAGCTGATGCACACGCTGGGATTCTACCATGAGCACACGCGGCCCGACAGGGACAAGTTCGTCAGAATCCTGTGGGACAATATCAAACCGG GAAATCGTCCACAATTCGAGATCCGATCAGAATCAAAGGCCACGACGCTTGGTCAGCAGTATGACTTCCGCTCAATcatgcactaccgcaaaactGAGTTCAGTAAGAACGGGCAGAACACCATTGAGGCTGTGCAGAACCCAGACATGGAACTTGGCTCCGTCAACTCGCTCTCTGCGGTGGACATCATGCAGATTAATCGCCTGTATAACTGCCCACAAGCTAGATTATTGG TTGATAACTATCACGTGACTGTCATAACGGGTCGCGCGGTGTTTGCCGGGACAGACGCAGGAGTTTTCGTGGAGCTGTACGGGCGTAGGGGGAACTCTGGAGAGATGGAGCTTAACTCACGTGTCAGTGACTTCGAGTCGGGAAG TATCGACAAGTTCAACATAGTTGCTCCAACTCTTGGTGAGCTGACGAAAATCACAGTTCGGCAGAATGGCGAAGGCCTCCATGCTGCCTGGTACATAGACAAG GTGATAGTTCGTGACGACAGGCGTAGAGTGGCATACACGTTTCCGTGCTCGTGCTGGCTGACAAGCCCAACTGACACCAAGACGCTCACTCCCTTGATGCTTGCGTGA
- the LOC5519785 gene encoding CD63 antigen: protein MAMEGAAKCIKRTLFFFNFIFFLAGLGLMAVGIYVQLKTGDYIDLQSVKYATGYIIVIAAGALIALISFFGCCGAIKESRCLLAAFFTLLFIILATEAAGTALGFVYRDKVNQKLRQDMNNTLDSYGQKGKEGITLAYDLIQKMEKCCGINGYEDWQQTPFANGSSTLVPDSCCKKETKDCGSNFAQDDINTKGCLGTIMKLLKDNLMIVGGVGVGVAVIQILAMTFAMVLICKIGAQSEYA from the exons ATGGCAATGGAAGGGGCAGCAAAATGCATCAAGCGAACATTGTTTTTCTTCAACTTCATCTTCTTT CTGGCCGGCCTTGGCTTGATGGCTGTTGGAATTTATGTACAGCTGAAAACTGGAGACTATATTGATCTACAGTCAGTAAAATATGCCACTGGTTATATCATCGTAATTGCTGCTGGTGCACTCATTGCCCTGATCTCCTTCTTTGGGTGCTGTGGTGCCATCAAAGAGAGCCGTTGTTTGCTAGCTGCT ttCTTTACCCTGCTTTTCATTATCCTTGCTACTGAGGCTGCAGGCACGGCACTGGGTTTTGTCTACCGTGACAAG GTCAACCAGAAGCTACGCCAAGATATGAACAACACTCTTGACAGTTACGGTCAGAAAGGAAAGGAAGGCATTACTCTTGCTTATGACTTGATCCAGAAAATG GAGAAGTGCTGTGGTATAAATGGATATGAAGACTGGCAACAAACCCCATTTGCTAATGGTAGTAGCACCTTAGTGCCTGATAGCTGCTGCAAAAAAGAAACCAAGGACTGTGGGTCTAACTTTGCTCAAGATGACATCAATACCAAG GGATGTCTGGGTACTATCATGAAACTGCTAAAGGACAACTTGATGATTGTTGGTGGTGTCGGAGTTGGTGTTGCTGTTATTCAG ATTCTGGCCATGACCTTCGCTATGGTGCTTATCTGTAAGATTGGAGCCCAGTCTGAGTATGCATGA
- the LOC5519867 gene encoding clumping factor A, producing the protein MSRSRKNYQRSDSSLEEEELIRSFESITKVFSEAWNTKKPPMASKDNSLSRSEDADSLDEEVRRIMSPEKKPEKTGETQDKGNKKGKDDKGDGGRDSKDEGSNEKNVKNGVRENPDRDDKEETGVDDERSLDGEQKEKGMGSIVSSTLDDMGSSVAKDSDEEKRKSDDDENKEGGVRSKRVDQDQEKAKEEGKAEKEAERNDSSEDENKDSDAKAAQTKEVEEEEVRSNRGNLDEQSTEANGNNTDTHSDDSEKDSDDDEKSADTKNDEISDSDKSDTEKDADSDSENDGSGTSESEYLSSEESDEDVNEEFDLEKYIRKLERGTSSSEDDASSVTSEKLINRAVLRATKNFRRANVDTVKQNSDSESSDSEPEVEPKPKKEKPPKKEQSGSEQSSGSSSEETDSFLDFTDDESISSDDTSVVSDEFNEDERVNGSQSEHTVSPFDIICMHYMGGARKEEKPVKIELQDYELGHVHQLDTSLGASRVMDLRWPFTNYYVKEIDDLSSFDKDADEPTNTDELNPNVLPCYKSFESSALVPSRRRSVMSGRVWWVEWWANTSRTDTPNETNT; encoded by the coding sequence ATGAGTCGCTCCCGTAAAAACTACCAGCGAAGTGATAGCTCACTAGAGGAAGAAGAATTGATCAGAAGTTTTGAGTCGATTACTAAGGTCTTTAGCGAGGCATGGAACACAAAGAAGCCGCCGATGGCAAGTAAGGATAATAGCCTGAGCAGATCTGAGGATGCAGATAGCCTGGATGAGGAAGTAAGGAGGATTATGTCACCCGAGAAGAAGCCTGAGAAAACAGGCGAGACACAAGATAAGGGGAATAAAAAGGGTAAGGATGACAAAGGTGATGGTGGCAGAGATAGCAAAGACGAGGGGAGCAATGAGAAGAATGTGAAAAACGGAGTGAGAGAGAACCCTGACAGAGATGATAAAGAGGAAACAGGTGTTGATGATGAGAGGTCTTTGGATGGTGAGCAGAAAGAGAAAGGGATGGGCAGTATAGTGAGCAGTACGCTTGATGATATGGGTAGCAGTGTGGCGAAGGATAGCGAtgaagaaaagagaaaatcagatgatgatgaaaataaagagggaggcGTGCGATCAAAGCGTGTTGACCAAGATCAGGAGAAAGCCAAAGAGGAAGGTAAAGCGGAAAAGGAAGCTGAAAGGAATGACAGCAGTGAAGATGAGAATAAGGACTCGGACGCTAAGGCAGCACAAACAAAAGAAGTAGAAGAAGAGGAAGTAAGAAGTAACCGGGGTAATTTAGACGAGCAATCCACAGAAGCAAACGGTAATAATACAGACACGCATAGTGATGATTCAGAGAAAGACAGTGACGATGATGAGAAATCAGCAGACACCAAAAATGACGAGATATCTGACTCTGATAAATCTGATACTGAGAAAGACGCGGACTCAGATTCCGAGAATGATGGAAGCGGTACCTCAGAGTCTGAATATCTGTCTAGCGAGGAGAGTGACGAAGACGTAAACGAGGAATTTGATTTGGAAAAATACATCCGCAAACTGGAACGAGGAACTTCGTCATCAGAAGACGACGCATCATCGGTCACCTCAGAGAAGCTGATAAATAGAGCTGTTCTGAGGGCGACGAAAAACTTCCGACGCGCCAATGTCGATACAGTCAAACAGAATTCCGACAGCGAATCCTCAGACTCCGAGCCCGAAGTTGAGCCAAAGCCGAAAAAAGAGAAACCCCCGAAGAAGGAACAGTCGGGTAGCGAACAATCCTCGGGATCGTCAAGCGAGGAGACAGATAGCTTTCTCGACTTTACCGACGATGAATCGATCTCCTCCGACGACACATCAGTTGTCAGCGATGAGTTTAATGAAGATGAACGGGTGAACGGGTCCCAGAGCGAGCACACAGTATCACCTTTTGATATTATATGCATGCACTACATGGGAGGGGCAAGGAAGGAAGAAAAACCTGTCAAGATCGAGCTCCAAGATTACGAGTTGGGCCATGTCCATCAATTGGACACATCGCTAGGGGCATCCCGAGTCATGGACCTCAGGTGGCCTTTCACCAACTACTACGTCAAAGAAATCGATGATCTGTCGAGTTTCGACAAGGACGCCGATGAGCCAACGAACACGGACGAGCTGAACCCTAACGTGTTGCCTTGCTATAAGTCATTCGAGTCGTCAGCACTGGTCCCTAGTCGACGTAGGAGCGTGATGTCTGGACGGGTGTGGTGGGTAGAGTGGTGGGCTAATACCAGCAGAACTGACACGCCCAATGAAACCAATACATGA
- the LOC5519865 gene encoding tetraspanin-9, producing MAMEGAANCIKYMVFLFNFIFFLGGVGLMGVGIYVQLKIGDYVELQSVKYITGSIIIIAVGAFIALVSFFGCCGAIKEHRCLLATFFALLFIILAVEITGTALGYVYRNKVEEQLGKDMNDTIVSYGEKGKEGITDAYDAIQKKEKCCGINGFKDWQRSYYTKGNHSIVPDSCCKTVSKGCGINFKENDIYTKGCFDTVKTLLKDNLIIIGGIGIGVAVIQILAMIFAMVLVCKIGAQSEYA from the exons ATGGCAATGGAAGGTGCTGCAAATTGCATTAAGTACATGGTTTTTCTCTTCAACTTTATATTCTTT CTTGGAGGAGTTGGGTTGATGGGTGTGGGAATCTACGTACAGCTGAAAATTGGAGACTATGTTGAGTTACAGTCAGTAAAGTATATCACCGgctcaatcatcatcatagccgtGGGAGCATTCATTGCTCTTGTCTCATTCTTTGGGTGCTGTGGTGCCATCAAGGAGCACAGATGCTTGCTGGCCACT TTCTTTGCATTGCTTTTCATCATCCTTGCGGTGGAGATTACTGGAACAGCATTGGGTTATGTCTACCGCAACAAG GTGGAGGAACAGCTTGGAAAAGACATGAATGATACCATTGTTTCATATGGCGAGAAAGGCAAGGAAGGCATCACCGATGCTTATGACGCAATCCAGAAGAAA GAAAAATGCTGTGGCATTAATGGCTTCAAAGATTGGCAAAGGTCATATTACACCAAGGGAAACCACAGCATTGTGCCTGATAGTTGCTGCAAAACCGTGTCAAAGGGCTGCGGAATCAATTTCAAAGAGAATGACATCTACACCAAG GGATGCTTTGATACTGTGAAGACACTTCTGAAGGACAACCTGATAATCATTGGTGGTATTGGTATTGGGGTTGCTGTCATCCAG ATTCTGGCCATGATCTTTGCTATGGTGCTTGTCTGTAAGATTGGAGCCCAGTCCGAGTATGCCTGA